The proteins below come from a single Ahaetulla prasina isolate Xishuangbanna chromosome 16, ASM2864084v1, whole genome shotgun sequence genomic window:
- the ENG gene encoding endoglin: protein MDLGYFAVLLLISGPAAMTTSVLNSLGCVPEPISRDQAVRVFYTTSVVPSGCEAHGPIDPKLEVHVLNLKYSRSQMSTLQLNVSSGAAKGDCKAVFILNSNSSFVLRIHSDEDCRLLLFHSPRSYVQPFFNHNSTAILLPYSSEQLLRWAKETYGGVSSFAELEDPQRILFQVGREPSANEDCTLTQNFNAESYLEVEVLSHKVETCLDSHKASGNVAHILWLQQSPSGETRMQTVEVNIKTVCKDGRSEQRAEMPLALWLKSHQNMLWKMGHGFSFVQLLASGKYSFATFSGVHNGTTLPDNKEELIQKARNNSFVASYTEIPSAKIISLEYKRICGSTVVTTTPTPQTAENLTLKVHHLINLCKPWKCLDSSIEIAVLKIYLKALPTQVDAITLKDPSCRARDNTTHFVLNSILDKCSTQLEGGVHVKNQLIITLPVFPGKVTVPFECDLPEKVSLQLYNSEDFASPSNPVIQAHQVTYVEVSLRTAMKQFSLEMGDCFLKPRDNPPQLLFHQGVSMSYSVATLKSPSPKTQRFSFTYKPEEELWSTDSATLVCVVHLNTSNGKLRSYEGSLEVMLKNYNPGSHNEGLRISTVLGIAFGAFLIGVLLTGALWYIYSHTRPITKTQPASANPPASESSSTNHSLGSTQSTPCSTSSMA from the exons GTGTGTTGAATTCCTTGGGATGTGTTCCGGAGCCCATCAGCAGAGACCAGGCGGTCAGGGTCTTCTACACAACCAGTGTGGTGCCCAGCGGTTGTGAGGCCCACGGTCCGATCGATCCCAAGCTGGAGGTCCATGTTCTGAATCTGAAATACAGCAGATCCCAG aTGTCCACCCTCCAACTCAACGTGTCTTCGGGGGCAGCCAAAGGCGACTGCAAAGCCGTCTTCATCCTGAACTCCAACAGCAGCTTCGTCCTGAGAATCCATTCAGACGAAGattgccgcctcctcctctttcac AGTCCTCGTAGCTACGTCCAGCCTTTTTTCAACCATAACTCCACCGCAATCCTCCTACCTTACTCCAGCGAGCAACTTTTGAGATGGGCCAAAGAAACGTACGGTGGGGTATCTTCCTTTGCGGAGTTGGAGGACCCTCAACGGATTCTGTTCCAAGTAGGGAGAG AGCCCAGCGCAAATGAAGACTGCACCTTGACGCAGAATTTCAACGCCGAGTCGTATCTAGAGGTAGAGGTCCTTTCGCACAAGGTGGAGACGTGCCTGGATTCCCACAAAGCATCTGGAAACGTGGCTCACATCCTGTGGCTGCAACAGAGCCCATCAGGCGAGACTAG GATGCAGACGGTGGAAGTGAACATAAAAACAGTTTGCAAGGACGGACGTTCGGAGCAGAGAGCCGAGATGCCCTTGGCTCTGTGGCTGAAGAGCCACCAAAACATGCTGTGGAAAATGGGCCACGGGTTTTCATTCGTACAACTCTTG gcaTCTGGTAAATATTCATTTGCTACCTTCTCTGGAGTGCACAATGGTACGACCCTTCCAGACAACAAGGAGGAACTGATTCAAAAGGCCCGTAACAATTCCTTCGTGGCTTCCTACACCGAAATCCCTTCGGCCAAAATCATCAGCTTGGAATACAAGAGGATTTGTG GCTCAACTGTCGTCACAACTACCCCAACACCCCAGACAGCCGAAAACCTGACCCTCAAAGTCCATCACCTCATCAACCTTTGCAAACCGTGGAAGTGTTTGGATAGCAGCATCGAGATTGCTGTCCTCAAGATTTATCTGAAG GCTTTACCTACGCAGGTGGATGCCATCACCTTGAAAGATCCCAGCTGCAGGGCCAGAGACAACACAACTCATTTTGTACTCAACAGCATCCTGGACAAATGTTCCACCCAACTGGAAGGGGGTGTCCATGTGAAAAACCAg CTCATAATAACGTTGCCGGTGTTTCCGGGAAAAGTGACg GTGCCCTTTGAATGTGATCTCCCAGAGAAAGTTTCTCTCCAGCTTTACAACTCGGAAGATTTCGCCTCGCCGAGCAATCCGGTGATACAAGCTCACCAAGTTACCTACGTGGAG GTCTCGCTCCGAACCGCCATGAAACAATTTTCTCTAGAAATGGGAGATTGTTTCTTAAAACCCCGAGACAACCCGCCTCAGTTGCTCTTCCACCAAGGGGTCTCAATGAGCTACTCGGTGGCGACCCTGAAATCCCCCAGCCCAAAGACTCAACGCTTCAGCTTCACCTACAAGCCAGAAGAAGAGCTGTGGTCCACCGATTCGGCCACCCTGGTTTGCGTGGTCCATCTAAACACCTCG aACGGCAAACTTCGAAGTTACGAAGGCTCTTTAGAGGTGATGCTGAAAAACTACAACCCTGGATCCCACA ATGAAGGCTTGAGGATTAGCACCGTGCTGGGAATCGCCTTTGGTGCTTTTCTGATCGGAGTCCTGCTCACCGGGGCGTTGTGGTACATCTATTCTCACACTC GTCCCATCACCAAAACCCAACCAGCCTCGGCCAACCCGCCTGCATCGGAGAGCAGCAGCACCAACCACAGTTTGGGAAGCACCCAGAGCACCCCCTGTTCTACCAGCAGCATGGCATAG